A single genomic interval of Adhaeribacter pallidiroseus harbors:
- a CDS encoding DUF4142 domain-containing protein — MKNIQVKWWLLLLLIISTTVSSCEKEDSGNAGRLTETDFMVAAANSDLFEIQTGQIASGKGTLSEVREFAQHLVMDHTTSSNELRILANQKKITLPDSLTEDNRAIRMRLSGQSGVAFDKDFIEVQITAHDEAISLYEQATREIQDPDIRNFATKTLPILQGHRDHAVMVKSKIDSF; from the coding sequence ATGAAAAATATTCAGGTAAAATGGTGGCTGCTCTTGCTACTTATTATAAGTACCACAGTTAGTAGCTGCGAGAAGGAAGATTCGGGTAATGCCGGTCGGTTAACCGAAACGGATTTTATGGTGGCAGCGGCCAATAGCGATCTTTTTGAAATTCAGACCGGGCAGATAGCTTCTGGAAAAGGTACGCTTTCCGAAGTCCGGGAGTTCGCGCAGCACTTGGTAATGGACCACACAACCTCCAGCAACGAACTTCGAATTTTGGCCAATCAAAAGAAAATAACATTACCCGACTCGCTTACTGAAGATAACCGGGCTATTCGGATGCGCCTTTCCGGCCAAAGTGGTGTTGCCTTTGATAAAGATTTTATAGAAGTGCAAATAACTGCTCACGACGAAGCCATCAGTTTGTACGAGCAAGCCACCCGCGAAATTCAAGACCCGGATATCCGGAACTTTGCCACTAAAACGTTACCCATTTTGCAGGGCCACCGGGACCACGCCGTTATGGTAAAATCTAAAATCGATTCTTTTTAA
- a CDS encoding amidohydrolase family protein — protein MIKNTTLLLAFLVVIGRTSVAQDLDKLLLKDYRPQSIYKIPITRVPKAKYPVIDLHSHPYAKSDTEIAEWVKTMDQVGVEKTVILSYSTGARFDSIQKAYRKYGNRFEVWCGFDFTGKDKTGWSKKAVKELERCFKAGARGVGELGDKGLGEFYSLPTPGYGLHMDDPRMKPLLQKCAELKMPISIHVAEPYWMYEPMDSTNDGLMNAYQWKIDKTKPGLIGHAELVKTLENAARDNPKTTFVACHFANTEYDLSILGNLFDKYPNLYADIAARYGEVAPIPRYMQTFFKKYQDRLVYGTDMGTSPKMYETTFRILETSDEHFYEFHQFSYHWPLNGFNLDNDTLRKVYRDNALKILMK, from the coding sequence ATGATTAAAAATACCACCCTGCTCCTGGCTTTTCTGGTTGTAATCGGGCGCACTTCTGTGGCCCAGGACCTGGACAAATTACTGTTAAAAGATTACCGGCCGCAGTCCATCTATAAAATTCCGATTACCCGGGTTCCGAAAGCCAAGTATCCTGTAATCGATCTGCATTCGCACCCGTACGCCAAATCCGACACCGAAATAGCCGAATGGGTAAAAACTATGGACCAGGTAGGCGTGGAGAAAACCGTTATTTTATCGTATTCCACCGGCGCCCGGTTTGATTCGATCCAGAAAGCCTACCGGAAATACGGGAACCGGTTCGAGGTTTGGTGTGGCTTTGATTTTACGGGCAAAGACAAAACGGGCTGGAGTAAGAAAGCCGTGAAAGAGTTGGAGCGTTGTTTTAAAGCGGGTGCCCGGGGGGTAGGCGAGTTAGGCGATAAAGGCTTAGGTGAATTTTACTCATTGCCCACGCCCGGGTATGGTCTGCATATGGATGATCCGCGCATGAAACCTTTATTGCAAAAATGCGCCGAGTTAAAAATGCCTATCAGCATCCACGTGGCCGAACCTTACTGGATGTACGAACCCATGGACTCCACCAACGACGGTTTAATGAACGCTTACCAATGGAAAATTGATAAAACCAAACCCGGTTTAATTGGCCACGCCGAATTAGTGAAAACATTGGAAAATGCCGCCCGCGATAACCCCAAAACTACTTTTGTAGCCTGCCACTTTGCCAACACCGAATATGATTTAAGCATTCTGGGCAATTTGTTCGATAAATACCCGAACCTGTACGCCGACATCGCCGCCCGTTACGGAGAAGTAGCGCCTATACCGCGGTACATGCAAACTTTTTTTAAAAAATACCAGGACCGCCTGGTTTATGGCACCGATATGGGCACCAGCCCCAAAATGTACGAAACCACCTTCCGGATTTTAGAAACTTCGGACGAACACTTCTACGAATTTCATCAGTTTAGCTACCATTGGCCCCTGAATGGATTTAACCTCGACAATGATACGCTTCGCAAAGTTTACCGCGATAATGCTTTAAAGATTCTGATGAAGTAA
- a CDS encoding LacI family DNA-binding transcriptional regulator: MKEIAKRLGVSVTTVSRALQNHPRIGLRTREQVHALVQQMGYVPNSTAIYLKKKCTFNIGVVLPFLTEQFFSLAISGIEDTTTPLGYSVLVVQSRNNFERERAAITSLIKHGVDGIIVSVASETQTYLHLDEAQKHGVPVVLFDRVIKRAPNSCVYSDIMVGAYEAIEFLIANGWSRIALLNGPNTLQATEERLNGYVKALQEHRIPVNIHYIKSVNLLREDTIRKTNELLNLPEPPQAILAFHDYVALDAMQVCKERGLHINKDICFVSFSNLSFCAYLDHPPIASIEQFPYEMGQKAAQILMAAIADPDTATRQEVVIKSKLIQRLE, from the coding sequence ATGAAAGAGATTGCCAAACGTTTGGGCGTTTCGGTTACTACTGTGTCGCGCGCTTTGCAGAATCATCCGCGCATTGGTTTACGAACCCGGGAGCAAGTGCACGCGTTGGTGCAGCAAATGGGGTACGTGCCGAATTCCACGGCTATTTATTTAAAAAAGAAATGCACGTTTAACATTGGCGTGGTGCTGCCGTTTTTAACGGAACAGTTTTTTTCGCTAGCAATTTCGGGGATTGAAGATACTACCACGCCTTTGGGTTACAGTGTTTTGGTGGTGCAATCGCGGAATAATTTTGAGCGGGAACGGGCCGCCATTACTTCGCTGATTAAACACGGCGTGGACGGCATAATTGTATCGGTGGCTTCGGAAACCCAAACCTACCTGCACCTGGACGAAGCTCAAAAACACGGTGTGCCGGTGGTGCTGTTTGACCGGGTGATTAAGCGGGCCCCGAACAGTTGCGTGTATTCCGACATTATGGTGGGCGCCTACGAAGCCATCGAATTTTTGATTGCAAATGGCTGGTCGCGGATTGCTTTGTTAAATGGCCCTAATACTTTGCAAGCCACCGAAGAACGCTTAAACGGCTACGTGAAAGCCTTGCAGGAACACCGCATTCCGGTTAATATTCATTATATAAAAAGTGTAAACCTGTTGCGGGAAGATACTATCCGGAAAACCAACGAACTTTTAAATTTACCCGAACCACCGCAAGCCATTCTGGCTTTTCACGATTACGTGGCGTTGGATGCCATGCAGGTGTGCAAAGAACGCGGCCTGCACATAAATAAAGATATTTGTTTTGTCAGCTTCTCGAATCTTTCTTTCTGCGCTTACCTCGATCATCCGCCCATTGCTTCTATTGAGCAGTTTCCGTACGAAATGGGCCAGAAAGCGGCCCAGATTTTAATGGCGGCTATTGCCGATCCGGATACCGCTACCCGGCAAGAAGTAGTTATTAAGTCCAAACTGATTCAACGTTTGGAATAA
- a CDS encoding IS110 family transposase: MADVANDSSGFQKIAEWLCKLGIQKEKLVVVMEATGVYHEALAMYLHQKRYTISVMQSGRVKRYAQSLDQRSKTDALDSRMLAMLGYERKLTSWSPPNKTLRQLKALSRERSFLLKEKNVEKNRLHAVETAAYSNKKEIKRYARRLKLLEEQLEEVEQERRELVASNKRLAQKMHYLESIPGVSFLSAATVVGETCGFNEITSAKQLTCYAGYDVVLKESGNFRGSTKISKKGNKHIRSILHMPSMTAVRVNPTLKVFYQRLKPKKVKSIVALGAVQRKLLLLMYSLYKKDEFYTPQPKQKTARTLSPCCTG, from the coding sequence ATAGCTGATGTAGCAAATGATTCTTCCGGATTCCAGAAAATAGCTGAGTGGTTATGCAAACTAGGCATCCAAAAGGAGAAATTGGTCGTGGTCATGGAAGCAACTGGCGTTTACCATGAGGCGTTGGCCATGTACCTGCATCAGAAAAGGTATACCATCAGTGTGATGCAGTCGGGTCGGGTAAAACGGTATGCGCAGAGCCTGGATCAGCGTTCTAAGACTGATGCCTTAGACAGCCGGATGCTGGCCATGCTGGGTTATGAACGCAAACTTACCAGCTGGTCTCCTCCGAATAAGACCTTGCGCCAGCTCAAAGCCTTAAGCCGGGAGCGCTCCTTTTTACTCAAGGAAAAGAATGTGGAGAAAAACCGACTGCATGCCGTAGAAACGGCGGCTTATAGCAATAAAAAAGAAATAAAACGCTATGCCAGGCGGTTAAAACTACTCGAGGAGCAACTCGAGGAAGTGGAGCAGGAAAGGCGGGAGCTGGTAGCTTCAAATAAAAGACTGGCTCAGAAGATGCACTATCTGGAAAGCATTCCAGGCGTATCTTTCCTTTCGGCTGCCACAGTGGTAGGGGAGACATGTGGGTTTAATGAAATTACTTCGGCCAAACAACTAACTTGTTATGCCGGGTATGATGTGGTGCTAAAAGAATCGGGCAACTTTAGGGGCAGCACCAAAATAAGCAAGAAAGGCAACAAGCACATCCGGAGCATCTTGCACATGCCTTCTATGACAGCAGTACGGGTGAATCCAACCTTAAAAGTATTTTACCAACGTCTCAAACCAAAAAAGGTCAAATCTATAGTAGCTTTAGGAGCGGTGCAGCGGAAACTGCTTTTGCTCATGTATAGCTTGTATAAAAAAGATGAATTTTATACTCCACAGCCCAAACAAAAAACAGCAAGAACCTTAAGCCCTTGCTGCACAGGATAG
- a CDS encoding acyltransferase family protein — protein sequence MKVMTPDTSADIEQTPLTQTSSPRLLSLDFMRGLIMVLLMLEASGLYEQLYQEEGSGVFHAFMQQFFHHPWHGLRFWDLIQPGFMFIAGTALAYSLIRQQQKNMPWSQSFLKVLKRSGWLFFWGVLDYAVRPKGLSFELWDVLTQLSFTTLVTFLVFRWSLQSQFVFSLGLLLLTEVLYRFTAIPGFDQPFTDQHNFGNYVDLLLMNVINSGGWVAINCLPTTAHTLWGAMAGRLLLSNKPGLEKVKWLFVAGAAAFVTGYLLDFTITPIIKRIATSSFVLVSGGWCLLALAFLYWWIDIKNHRKYLFFFLVVGMNSLFIYLFFEIVGHRWFNEYIGAITGGLLQMAQVPASLIGIITSLVIFYLEWRMLLFLYRRGIFFKV from the coding sequence ATGAAAGTAATGACCCCGGATACCTCAGCGGATATTGAGCAAACCCCATTAACGCAAACCAGTTCTCCCCGCCTGCTTTCGCTCGATTTTATGCGCGGGCTCATCATGGTTTTGCTCATGCTGGAAGCTTCGGGCTTGTACGAACAATTGTACCAGGAAGAAGGGTCGGGTGTTTTTCATGCTTTCATGCAGCAGTTTTTTCACCATCCGTGGCACGGCTTGCGTTTCTGGGATTTAATCCAACCCGGCTTTATGTTTATTGCCGGTACCGCCCTGGCCTATTCCCTGATCCGGCAGCAACAAAAAAACATGCCCTGGAGCCAGTCTTTTTTAAAAGTATTAAAGCGCTCGGGCTGGTTGTTTTTCTGGGGCGTGTTGGATTACGCGGTTAGGCCAAAAGGCCTTTCGTTTGAGCTTTGGGATGTGCTGACCCAGTTGTCTTTTACCACCTTGGTTACTTTCCTGGTTTTTAGATGGAGCCTGCAATCGCAATTTGTTTTTAGCCTCGGATTATTACTTTTAACCGAAGTTTTATACCGCTTTACCGCTATTCCCGGCTTCGACCAACCTTTCACCGACCAGCATAATTTTGGCAACTACGTCGATTTGTTATTAATGAACGTGATTAACTCCGGCGGTTGGGTAGCTATTAACTGCCTTCCTACCACGGCCCATACCTTATGGGGAGCCATGGCCGGCCGGCTGTTACTTTCTAATAAACCCGGCCTCGAAAAAGTAAAATGGCTTTTTGTGGCCGGAGCTGCCGCCTTTGTAACCGGTTACCTGCTGGATTTTACCATCACGCCCATTATTAAACGCATTGCCACCAGTTCGTTTGTGTTGGTTTCCGGCGGCTGGTGTTTACTCGCCCTGGCTTTTTTATACTGGTGGATTGATATTAAAAATCACCGCAAGTATTTGTTTTTCTTTCTGGTAGTAGGCATGAACTCGCTGTTTATTTACTTGTTTTTCGAGATTGTCGGTCATCGCTGGTTTAACGAGTACATCGGGGCTATTACCGGCGGATTGCTGCAGATGGCGCAAGTGCCTGCTTCCTTAATCGGTATCATAACCTCGTTGGTAATATTTTACCTCGAATGGCGGATGTTGCTGTTTTTGTACCGGCGCGGTATATTTTTTAAAGTTTAA
- a CDS encoding Gfo/Idh/MocA family protein gives MAYFVNRRDFIRKSSHLLAATAATSLLPGTLLAQKAAPKVRLGFIGVGLRGRNHVHNALAFPEVTITAICDTDPAAIAATQKMLREAGHKEAKVYNKNDHDFENLVKRDDVDGVIIATPWEWHVPMALAAMNARKYAGVEVSATVKLEESWALVDTFEKTGSHCMILENVCYRRDVMAVLNMVRQNLFGEITHLQCGYQHDLRGIKFNDGKQPPGVGVEFGPKAFSEAKWRTQHSIDRNGDIYPTHGLGPVAEMININRGNQFLYLTSMASKGLGLHKYIVDNGGENHPNAQVKFKLGDVVQTMIKCANGETILITHDTNSPRPYSLGFRVQGTNGLWMDDGNQIYIEKVSKTNDEWEPADPYLKKYDHKVWQQFEKVAEGAGHGGMDYFVMRDFVEAVKNKTAPPIDVYDAAAWSAISPLSEQSIAQNSASIPIPDFTRGKWKTRKPVFAV, from the coding sequence ATGGCTTACTTTGTTAACCGCCGGGATTTTATCCGGAAGAGTTCCCATCTTTTGGCCGCCACGGCCGCAACCAGTTTATTACCCGGAACCTTATTGGCGCAAAAAGCCGCTCCTAAAGTTCGGTTGGGCTTTATTGGGGTAGGTTTGCGGGGCCGCAACCACGTGCACAATGCTTTAGCTTTTCCGGAAGTAACCATTACCGCTATTTGCGATACCGATCCGGCCGCTATTGCGGCAACCCAGAAAATGCTTCGCGAAGCCGGCCACAAAGAAGCGAAAGTTTACAATAAAAACGATCACGATTTTGAAAATTTAGTCAAGCGCGACGATGTAGACGGCGTTATTATCGCTACTCCCTGGGAATGGCACGTGCCCATGGCCTTAGCCGCCATGAATGCCCGCAAATACGCCGGCGTAGAAGTATCGGCCACGGTAAAACTGGAAGAATCCTGGGCCTTGGTAGATACTTTTGAAAAAACCGGGTCGCATTGCATGATCCTCGAAAATGTGTGTTACCGCCGCGACGTAATGGCCGTGTTAAACATGGTGCGGCAAAATCTTTTCGGCGAAATCACGCATTTACAATGCGGCTACCAACACGATTTGCGGGGCATAAAATTTAACGACGGCAAACAACCGCCCGGCGTGGGCGTAGAATTCGGGCCGAAAGCTTTTAGCGAAGCCAAATGGCGCACCCAGCATTCCATCGACCGGAACGGCGACATCTACCCCACCCATGGTTTAGGACCCGTGGCCGAAATGATTAATATTAACCGGGGCAATCAGTTTTTGTATTTAACCTCCATGGCCTCCAAAGGCTTAGGTTTGCACAAGTACATTGTAGATAACGGCGGCGAAAACCACCCCAACGCCCAAGTAAAGTTTAAGCTCGGCGACGTGGTGCAAACCATGATTAAGTGCGCCAACGGCGAAACCATCTTAATCACCCACGATACCAACTCGCCGCGCCCTTATTCTTTAGGTTTCCGGGTGCAGGGTACTAATGGCCTCTGGATGGATGATGGTAACCAAATTTACATTGAAAAAGTAAGTAAAACCAATGATGAATGGGAACCAGCCGATCCGTATTTAAAAAAATACGATCATAAAGTCTGGCAGCAGTTCGAGAAAGTAGCCGAAGGCGCGGGCCACGGCGGCATGGATTATTTTGTGATGCGGGATTTTGTAGAAGCCGTTAAAAACAAAACCGCTCCCCCCATTGATGTGTACGATGCTGCCGCCTGGTCGGCTATCAGTCCTTTGTCGGAACAATCCATTGCCCAGAACTCCGCCTCCATTCCTATCCCGGATTTTACCCGCGGCAAATGGAAAACGCGCAAACCGGTTTTTGCGGTGTAA
- a CDS encoding mevalonate kinase family protein, translating to MPPPDNSIRVSSPGRICLFGEHQDYLGLPVIAAAISRRIGLTGTIREDKQVILHLPDINSTETFTLAPALTYEKPRDYFRSAVNILQREGLRFSRGLEVTVRGNIPINSGTSSSSALLVAWINFLLQVTDNPISKSQATIGELAYQAEVLEFGEPGGMMDHYSTAVGDIIYLESQPVIRIATFRPTLGTFVLGDSQEPKDTLTILKRVKYGMLEALRKIKTHDPDFHLHRFPLDHANDYRDILTPDELILFKSNLSDRDILLEAKNLLEQPTTDHSKLGQLLNQHQTNLREAKKVSTPKINAMIAAALEAGALGAKINGSGGGGCMFAYAPENPEQVVATIEKQGGKGYIITVDAGTRVEPADTPVVSLA from the coding sequence ATGCCCCCTCCGGACAATTCCATTCGTGTTTCCAGCCCTGGGCGAATTTGTTTATTCGGCGAGCACCAGGATTACCTGGGTTTACCGGTTATTGCGGCGGCTATTTCCCGGCGGATTGGCCTTACCGGCACCATTCGGGAGGATAAACAAGTAATTTTGCATTTGCCCGATATAAACAGTACCGAAACCTTTACCTTAGCCCCCGCGCTAACCTACGAAAAACCCCGCGACTATTTCCGGAGTGCGGTTAATATTTTGCAACGCGAGGGCCTGCGCTTTTCCCGGGGCCTGGAAGTTACCGTGCGGGGCAATATTCCCATCAACTCGGGCACATCCAGTTCTTCGGCCTTGCTCGTAGCCTGGATTAATTTTTTGTTGCAGGTAACCGATAATCCCATATCTAAATCGCAGGCAACTATCGGGGAATTAGCGTACCAGGCCGAAGTCCTGGAATTTGGCGAACCCGGCGGCATGATGGATCATTATTCTACGGCCGTGGGTGATATTATTTACCTGGAGTCGCAACCCGTTATTCGCATTGCAACCTTCCGGCCCACCTTGGGCACTTTTGTGTTGGGCGATTCGCAGGAACCCAAAGATACGCTCACCATTTTAAAAAGAGTAAAATACGGCATGCTGGAAGCTCTCCGTAAGATAAAGACCCATGATCCGGATTTCCATTTACACCGGTTCCCCCTGGACCACGCCAACGATTACCGCGATATTTTAACTCCTGACGAATTAATACTTTTTAAAAGTAATTTATCCGACCGCGATATTTTACTGGAAGCTAAAAATTTGCTGGAACAGCCCACTACCGATCATTCTAAACTGGGCCAACTGTTAAACCAGCACCAAACTAATTTGCGCGAGGCCAAGAAAGTTTCGACGCCCAAAATAAACGCCATGATTGCGGCCGCTTTGGAGGCCGGGGCTTTAGGCGCCAAAATAAACGGTTCGGGTGGCGGCGGTTGTATGTTTGCCTACGCCCCGGAAAATCCGGAACAGGTAGTAGCCACCATTGAAAAACAAGGCGGCAAAGGGTATATTATTACGGTAGATGCAGGAACCCGCGTGGAGCCGGCCGATACGCCGGTGGTCAGTTTAGCCTGA
- a CDS encoding winged helix-turn-helix domain-containing protein: MKELFAPELTFRVSGRLWIESDQDRFLGPGRMELLEKIQEFGSISKAAAAMGMSYKKAWDLVASMNQQAHSPMVIAQTGGKKGGGASVTEMGEQAITRYKALQTRFRAFLDQETQAL, from the coding sequence ATGAAAGAGTTATTTGCCCCGGAGCTTACCTTTAGAGTGAGTGGCCGATTGTGGATTGAGAGTGATCAGGATCGTTTTCTGGGGCCGGGCCGGATGGAGTTACTCGAAAAAATTCAGGAGTTTGGTTCTATTTCTAAAGCGGCGGCAGCTATGGGAATGTCGTACAAAAAAGCCTGGGATTTAGTAGCATCCATGAACCAACAAGCCCACTCGCCGATGGTAATTGCGCAAACCGGAGGTAAAAAAGGAGGCGGCGCCAGTGTAACCGAAATGGGCGAGCAAGCCATTACCCGATACAAAGCCTTACAAACCCGCTTTCGCGCCTTTCTGGACCAGGAAACGCAGGCACTTTAA
- a CDS encoding GNAT family N-acetyltransferase, translating to MENISVKHNPDEQEFTVDIKGSGGELAYSLPQDDVIDFSHTYVDEDLRNQGVANELIKTGLQYAQDHNLKVVASCPAVSAYIRRHPEWQKLLK from the coding sequence ATGGAAAATATTTCGGTAAAACATAACCCCGACGAGCAGGAATTTACGGTAGATATCAAAGGTAGCGGCGGCGAGCTGGCGTATTCGCTGCCCCAGGACGATGTTATTGATTTTTCGCATACCTACGTGGATGAAGACTTGCGTAACCAAGGGGTAGCGAACGAACTCATTAAAACCGGTTTGCAATACGCCCAGGATCATAACTTAAAAGTTGTTGCTTCGTGCCCAGCGGTTTCAGCTTATATCCGGCGCCATCCGGAGTGGCAAAAATTATTAAAATAA
- a CDS encoding VOC family protein, translating to MDSFELPDSTSIAQVTLRTHRLPALTLFYEQVIGLQLIRQEADTVCFSATGQEPALLVLEQDLAAPRQSAQQPGLFHVAYLLPSRLELARWWQHFQKSNWPLQGLGDHRLSEAIYLADPDQNGIEIYADRPRTTWPILNGQVQMTTEPVDVESLLRELPVPDQSWTGLPTGTRIGHIHLQVSRLNLARGFYHHLLGFTVMQESYPGALFVAAGGYHHHIGLNTWRSRETRPRNPQATGLASFQIQVPDRPTLNQLTTRLQEAGYAVEHVAENTVQITDSDGIVVKLMATV from the coding sequence ATGGATTCTTTTGAACTTCCGGATAGCACTTCTATTGCCCAGGTCACTTTACGTACCCATCGCCTACCAGCACTTACCTTATTTTATGAACAGGTAATCGGGTTGCAGCTAATCCGGCAAGAAGCTGATACAGTGTGTTTTTCCGCTACTGGTCAGGAGCCGGCTTTATTAGTGCTGGAACAAGACTTAGCCGCACCCCGACAAAGTGCGCAGCAGCCGGGTTTGTTTCACGTAGCTTACCTCTTACCCAGCCGGCTGGAGCTGGCCCGCTGGTGGCAGCACTTTCAGAAAAGCAATTGGCCCTTACAAGGTCTTGGCGACCATCGGTTGAGCGAGGCCATTTACTTGGCTGACCCGGACCAGAATGGTATTGAAATTTACGCGGATCGTCCCCGGACTACCTGGCCCATCTTAAACGGACAAGTTCAAATGACCACGGAGCCGGTAGATGTGGAAAGTTTATTGCGGGAGTTGCCGGTACCCGATCAATCCTGGACCGGCTTACCAACTGGCACGCGGATTGGGCACATTCATTTACAAGTTAGCCGGTTAAACCTAGCTCGCGGCTTTTACCACCATTTACTGGGTTTTACCGTGATGCAGGAATCTTACCCGGGCGCTTTATTTGTGGCAGCTGGTGGCTATCATCATCACATTGGCCTAAATACCTGGCGTAGCCGAGAAACCCGGCCCCGAAACCCGCAGGCAACCGGCTTAGCTTCTTTTCAAATTCAGGTACCGGATAGACCCACGCTAAACCAATTAACTACGCGCTTGCAGGAAGCCGGCTATGCGGTTGAACATGTTGCTGAAAACACAGTACAAATTACCGATTCCGACGGTATTGTGGTAAAGCTAATGGCCACTGTATAA